A part of Hippopotamus amphibius kiboko isolate mHipAmp2 chromosome 16, mHipAmp2.hap2, whole genome shotgun sequence genomic DNA contains:
- the ADCY7 gene encoding adenylate cyclase type 7 isoform X8, giving the protein MPTKGRYFLNGGPDQDVLYEKYRLTSQHGPLLLTLLLVAITACTALIVIAFSCGDHSRHQAVLGTAFFTLAVFVVLYALVYVECLVRWWLRASALLIWACLLTLGYVLVFDSWMKEACAWEQMPFFLFVVFVVYTLLPFSTRGAVVAGLVSSTSHLLVLGFLMEAFTTPSVPVGLQLLANAVVFLCGNFTGAFHKHQMQDASRDLFIYTMKCIQIRHKLRIEKRQQENLLLSVLPAHISMGMKLAIIERLKERGDRRYMPDNNFHSLYVKRHQNVSILYADIVGFTQLASDCSPKELVVVLNELFGKFDQIAKANECMRIKILGDCYYCVSGLPVSLPSHARNCVKMGLDMCEAIKQVREATGVDISMRVGIHSGNVLCGVIGLRKWQYDVWSHDVSLANRMEAAGVPGRVHITEATLNHLDKAYEVEDGHGQQRDPYLKEMNIRTYLVIDPRSQQPPPPGQHLTKTKGDATLKMRASVRMTRYLESWGAARPFAHLNQRESVSSNETPVAHGRRPKAVPLRRHWTPDRSSSPKGRSEDDSYDDEMLSAIEGLSSTRPCCCKSDDASTFGSIFLEKGFEREYRLAPIPRARYYFACASLVFVCILLVQVLRMPRTESVGVSFGLVACVLGLVLGLCFADKFLRCCPARGTCRAVSERVETRPLLRVSLAVLTIGSLLAVAVLNLPLMPFPAPGLPAGNETGPEVVSSWEGTSCEFLPYYTCSCILAFIACSVFLRMSLELKAVLLTVALVAYLVLFNISPCWQWDCCGHSLGNLTKTNGTLSSSLCCSRDLKTMINFYLVLFYTTLLMLSRQDTDAPPSAD; this is encoded by the exons ATGCCGACCAAGGGGCGCTACTTCCTCAACGGGGGCCCCGACCAGGATGTGCTCTACGAGAAGTACCGCCTCACCAGCCAGCACGGGCCACTGCTGCTCACGCTCCTGTTGGTGGCCATCACTGCCTGCACCGCCCTCATCGTCATCGCTTTCAGCTGTGGG GACCACTCCAGGCACCAGGCTGTCCTGGGGACGGCGTTCTTCACGCTTGCTGTGTTCGTGGTTCTCTACGCGCTCGTGTACGTTGAGTGCCTCGTCCGCTGGTGGCTCAGGGCCTCGGCGCTGCTCATCTGGGCCTGCCTTCTGACGCTGGGCTACGTGCTGGTGTTTGACTCATGGATGAAGGAGGCCTGTGCCTGGGAGCAG ATGCCCTTCTTCCTGTTCGTGGTCTTCGTGGTGTACACGCTGCTACCCTTCAGCACACGGGGGGCTGTCGTGGCCGGGCTCGTCTCCAGCACCTCCCACCTCCTCGTGCTCGGCTTTCTGATGGAGGCCTTCACCACGCCCAGCGTCCCGGTggggctgcag CTGCTGGCCAATGCTGTGGTCTTCCTGTGCGGGAACTTCACGGGAGCCTTCCACAAGCACCAGATGCAGGATGCCTCCCGTGACCTCTTCATCTACACCATGAAGTGCATCCAGATCCGTCATAAGCTGCGCATTGAGAAGCGCCAGCAG GAGAACCTGCTGCTGTCCGTGCTGCCTGCCCACATCTCCATGGGCATGAAGCTGGCCATCATCGAGCGGCTCAAGGAGCGCGGGGACCGCCGCTACATGCCCGACAACAACTTCCACAGCCTCTACGTCAAGCGGCACCAGAACGTCAG catCCTCTATGCTGACATCGTGGGCTTCACGCAGCTGGCCAGCGACTGCTCCCCCAAAGAGCTGGTGGTGGTGCTGAACGAGCTCTTCGGCAAGTTTGACCAGATCGCCAAG GCCAACGAGTGCATGCGGATCAAGATCCTGGGGGACTGCTACTACTGCGTGTCGGGCTTGCCCGTGTCCCTGCCCAGCCACGCCCGCAACTGTGTGAAGATGGGGCTGGACATGTGTGAGGCCATCAA GCAGGTGCGGGAGGCCACAGGCGTGGACATCAGCATGCGCGTGGGCATACACTCGGGGAACGTGCTGTGTGGCGTCATCGGGCTGCGCAAGTGGCAGTACGACGTGTGGTCCCACGACGTGTCCCTGGCCAACAGGATGGAGGCAGCGGGAGTCCCCGG CCGGGTGCACATCACAGAGGCGACGCTGAACCACCTGGACAAGGCGTATGAGGTGGAGGACGGGCACGGACAGCAGCGGGACCCCTACCTGAAAGAGATGAACATCCGCACCTACCTGGTCATCGACCCCCGG AGCCAGCAGCCGCCCCCGCCCGGCCAACACCTCACCAAGACCAAGGGGGACGCGACCCTGAAGATGCGGGCATCTGTGCGCATGACCCGCTACCTCGAGTCCTGGGGGGCGGCGCGGCCCTTTGCGCACCTCAACCAACGCGAAAGCGTGAGCAGCAATGAGACCCCTGTGGCCCACGGGCGGAGGCCCAAG gCCGTTCCCCTGCGGCGCCACTGGACTCCTGACAG AAGTTCGTCCCCCAAGGGGCGGTCAGAGGATGACTCATATGATGATGAGATGCTGTCAGCCATCGAGGGCCTCAGCTCCACGAG ACCCTGCTGCTGTAAGTCTGATGACGCCTCCACCTTTGGGTccatcttcctggagaagggcttTGAGCGAGAG TACCGCCTGGCGCCCATCCCCCGGGCCCGCTACTACTTCGCTTGTGCCAGCCTCGTCTTCGTCTGCATCCTGCTCGTCCAAGTCCTGCGGATGCCCAG aACGGAGTCTGTGGGGGTGTCCTTCGGGCTGGTGGCCTGCGTGCTCGGGCTGGTACTAGGCTTGTGCTTTGCCGATAAGTTCTTG AGGTGCTGCCCGGCCCGGGGGACGTGCCGCGCCGTCTCCGAGAGGGTGGAGACGCGGCCCCTGCTGCGGGTGTCCCTGGCCGTCCTGACCATCGGCAGCCTGCTCGCCGTCGCCGTCCTCAACCTG CCGCTGATGCCTTTCCCGGCTCCAGGGCTGCCGGCTGGCAACGAGACGGGTCCGGAGGTCGTGAGCAGCTGGGAGGGGACCTCGTGCGAGTTCCTCCCG TATTACACCTGCAGCTGCATCCTGGCCTTCATTGCTTGCTCTGTCTTTCTGCGGATGAGCCTGGAGCTGAAGGCCGTGCTGTTGACCGTGGCCTTGGTGGCCTACCTGGTGCTCTTCAACATCTCCCCGTGCTGGCAGTGGGACTGCTGCGGCCACAGCCTGGGCAACCTCACCAAGACCAATGGCACCCTCAG CAGCTCCCTGTGCTGTTCACGGGATCTGAAGACAATGATCAATTTCTACCTGGTCCTGTTTTACACGACCCTCCTCATGCTCTCCAGACAG GACACTGATGCTCCCCCGTCCGCAGATTGA